A single window of Acidobacteriota bacterium DNA harbors:
- a CDS encoding PDZ domain-containing protein, translated as MNEGRGKETAYLGATLREAGGTLTVSGVPIGTPAFEQGLNVNDQIVAVDGQRASQQFLRSYLNEKKPGDKIRLTVFRFDQLRDIGDHARGAWPRELLDRQGREPDRRSATALQRLSRG; from the coding sequence TTGAATGAGGGCCGCGGCAAGGAGACCGCTTACCTAGGCGCGACACTTCGAGAGGCGGGCGGGACTCTGACGGTCTCGGGCGTGCCCATCGGGACACCGGCTTTCGAGCAGGGATTGAACGTCAACGATCAGATCGTCGCGGTCGATGGCCAGCGCGCGAGTCAGCAGTTTTTGCGGTCGTATCTGAACGAGAAGAAACCGGGCGACAAGATCAGGCTGACGGTCTTTCGCTTTGACCAGTTGCGCGACATTGGAGATCACGCTCGAGGGGCGTGGCCGCGCGAACTACTCGATCGTCAAGGTCGAGAACCCGACAGAAGATCAGCGACGGCTCTACAGCGACTATCTCGCGGCTGA
- a CDS encoding M61 family metallopeptidase, with protein MYQESPAQRKKPKTKPPIVDIKPVPPAIGFTIGMSKPWTHRLEVEMRVSWAQMPPTAEIVMPVWTPGSYLIREYARHVEDFSAETPGGAKLVWKKSNKNTWAVETSGSKELVVRYNVYANELSVRTSELNADHAFISPAALLMHPKGQIGAASTVTVVPFGDWKVATGLPKVDGQTNVFKSENFDVLYDSPFEIGNHTELNFTVQGKPHRYVINGEGNYNPQKLVRDTTKVIEAAFQIFGELPYTDYTFILNLRGGGGLEHSNSTALQWNRNGFGGDRHNDFIGLVAHEFFIFGT; from the coding sequence ATGTATCAAGAATCGCCGGCTCAGCGCAAAAAGCCGAAGACCAAACCGCCGATCGTTGACATAAAACCGGTTCCGCCCGCGATCGGTTTCACGATTGGAATGTCGAAACCGTGGACGCACCGGCTCGAGGTCGAGATGCGCGTCAGTTGGGCGCAAATGCCGCCGACGGCCGAGATCGTGATGCCCGTCTGGACGCCGGGAAGTTACCTTATTCGCGAATACGCGCGGCACGTCGAGGATTTTTCGGCGGAAACGCCGGGCGGCGCGAAACTTGTTTGGAAAAAGTCGAACAAGAATACCTGGGCAGTCGAGACCTCAGGGTCCAAAGAGCTCGTCGTGCGTTACAACGTTTATGCGAACGAACTTTCCGTGCGCACGAGCGAGCTCAATGCCGACCACGCGTTCATCAGTCCGGCGGCGCTGCTGATGCACCCCAAAGGCCAGATCGGTGCCGCTTCAACGGTTACGGTCGTACCGTTCGGCGATTGGAAGGTCGCGACCGGGCTGCCGAAAGTAGACGGTCAAACGAACGTCTTCAAATCGGAAAACTTCGACGTTCTCTACGATTCGCCCTTTGAGATCGGCAATCACACCGAGTTGAACTTCACGGTTCAGGGCAAACCGCACCGGTATGTCATCAACGGCGAAGGCAATTACAATCCACAAAAGCTCGTGCGGGATACGACGAAAGTGATTGAAGCGGCGTTTCAGATCTTCGGCGAACTGCCCTACACCGATTACACGTTTATCCTTAACCTTCGCGGCGGCGGCGGGCTTGAGCATTCGAATTCGACCGCGCTTCAGTGGAACCGCAACGGATTTGGCGGAGACCGCCATAACGATTTCATAGGCCTCGTCGCGCACGAGTTTTTCATCTTTGGAACGTAA
- a CDS encoding MFS transporter has protein sequence MDQMHTESAEQKFFTKPLLIIFLTIFLDLLGFGMVIPLLPFFAQDFQATPLEIGLLVSVYSWMQFFFAPILGSLSDRTGRRPVLFFSIIGSGIGYLMIGLAGSLAMMFAGRVLGGITGANLSTAQAYIADVTTRENRAKGMGLFGMAFGLGFIMGPAIAGILSKWGHEIPFFVAAGLSFLNAGLLYFILPESLKPGAPVRERKGRLRELFESVRDSRFASLTLQYFLLVMAFSMMNTAFPLYTGFSFGYDAEHTGYVLAYVGLLAVIMQGYLLDKLSKRFGLTRLVIAGVFILLVSFLAVPYVSAQSFGLIGLLIGAAGFAIGNGLSSPSLTALASKVAHEHEQGKALGVMQSAASLARAVSPMLTGYLLNNAVNQVDADSLKRNFWTAAAILLVTLFVAVYFMTHNEEKSLNA, from the coding sequence TTGGACCAGATGCATACGGAATCCGCCGAACAAAAGTTTTTCACCAAACCCCTGTTGATCATCTTCCTGACGATCTTTCTTGATCTGCTCGGGTTCGGAATGGTCATCCCGCTTTTGCCGTTTTTTGCCCAGGATTTTCAGGCGACTCCGCTTGAGATCGGTTTGTTGGTATCGGTCTATTCGTGGATGCAGTTCTTCTTCGCGCCGATTCTCGGCAGTCTTTCGGACCGGACCGGACGGCGGCCCGTACTTTTCTTTTCGATCATCGGCTCCGGTATCGGTTATCTGATGATCGGCCTCGCCGGTTCGTTGGCGATGATGTTCGCCGGCCGTGTGCTCGGTGGGATCACCGGCGCCAACCTGTCGACGGCGCAGGCGTACATCGCCGATGTCACGACGCGCGAGAATCGCGCCAAGGGGATGGGCCTATTCGGTATGGCGTTCGGGCTCGGGTTCATAATGGGGCCGGCGATCGCTGGAATCCTGAGCAAATGGGGGCACGAGATCCCGTTCTTCGTGGCCGCCGGACTGAGTTTCCTGAACGCCGGGCTGCTTTACTTCATTCTGCCGGAATCACTGAAGCCGGGCGCGCCGGTCCGCGAAAGAAAGGGCCGATTGAGGGAACTGTTCGAATCGGTTCGCGATTCCCGATTCGCGTCCCTGACGCTGCAGTATTTTCTGCTTGTGATGGCGTTTTCGATGATGAACACGGCGTTTCCGCTCTACACCGGATTCAGTTTCGGCTACGACGCCGAGCACACCGGATATGTTCTCGCCTACGTTGGATTGCTGGCGGTCATAATGCAGGGCTATTTGCTCGACAAACTGTCGAAGCGTTTTGGATTGACGCGGCTTGTGATCGCCGGAGTATTCATTTTACTGGTGAGTTTTCTTGCGGTCCCGTATGTTTCGGCGCAATCATTCGGGCTCATCGGATTGCTGATCGGCGCGGCCGGATTCGCCATCGGCAACGGGTTGTCGTCGCCATCGCTGACGGCGCTTGCGTCAAAGGTCGCGCACGAACACGAACAGGGCAAGGCGCTTGGCGTGATGCAATCGGCCGCGAGCCTCGCGCGTGCGGTCTCGCCGATGCTCACCGGTTATCTGCTCAACAACGCCGTCAATCAAGTCGACGCGGATTCGCTCAAGCGTAATTTCTGGACGGCCGCTGCGATTCTTTTGGTGACGTTGTTTGTCGCCGTCTATTTTATGACGCACAACGAAGAGAAGAGTCTGAACGCATAG
- a CDS encoding carboxypeptidase regulatory-like domain-containing protein, with amino-acid sequence MDNVHQGNSSGTTFNLRSYGLANYLLQNNIPIKWAIKPGKAKDDEDFKASFTRYSGNAGSASGTNVSFSGGPFIVAPEYAVIAKPVVTAFNNIISGTTDDVTVYQTTASATIDIRYTLTHKPRIAIGPDGGSFGTLVHQLLLNSAGIGSAYYAAVDDSTINVGSCFTIATQAHSTSTQWVSGYRAFVESGANLLLQCASINTFENNATYGRFQTTLGYSVFGTNDGSDVNGTPAYPNGAMPFGQFRGNLNGEQDGAITDYSLASGSVFQNGTLIAARHTGSNDDVYIATVSQVGNTGLGGGYVFEMGGHDYTRGTSSDLTNINGRRMYLNSLFVPPSRPVTCGLDTPTIFGYKWVALTTDVPPTGLSPNDTVTWTINYVNTGLAAAANFQIADVLQSDITLAGTAPSAVTVTATGTGTIAVRNDSYTGIGANTNLLAPGAVLGVNGRIAVTIRTTINSAYYGTILNWPLATGTNVSGSGVRSDTLDGTVVTTQGGVVAPSTSICQGEAGIGCTGPSETFQTPGIDPTCLRINAPTAAEASYSGAVYTAEGIGIRGVTISALNVSTMEVASAVTNSFGNFALEGLTVGDLHIVTLRHKSFHFSNNDFGLTLDGDVVGARLVADPETELTTPASRDSVERKVAPISNPIINSANASISGYVVDLNNIGLPNISISAVDTLNGGVFRTRTNSLGYYSLTDLPTGVVYNVSIANKKYAFSTNALTLFLRDELSDQNFYLTNEK; translated from the coding sequence CAGGGGAATTCGTCCGGAACGACGTTCAACCTGAGGTCGTACGGACTGGCAAACTACCTTCTGCAGAACAATATTCCGATCAAATGGGCAATAAAACCCGGTAAAGCGAAGGATGATGAGGACTTTAAGGCTTCATTCACCCGATATTCCGGCAATGCCGGCTCGGCCTCCGGAACGAACGTCAGTTTTTCCGGCGGGCCGTTCATCGTCGCGCCGGAATACGCGGTCATTGCAAAACCGGTTGTGACCGCTTTCAACAACATCATTTCCGGAACCACGGATGATGTCACGGTCTATCAAACGACCGCGTCGGCAACGATCGATATCCGCTACACGCTGACACATAAGCCGCGGATCGCGATCGGCCCCGACGGCGGCAGTTTCGGAACGCTTGTTCACCAATTGCTGCTGAATTCGGCCGGCATCGGCAGCGCATATTATGCGGCCGTCGATGATTCGACGATCAATGTGGGTTCGTGTTTTACGATCGCCACTCAAGCGCACTCGACGTCGACCCAATGGGTCAGCGGCTACCGCGCTTTTGTCGAAAGCGGCGCCAACTTGTTGCTTCAATGCGCGTCGATCAATACGTTCGAGAACAACGCTACATACGGGCGCTTTCAGACGACCTTGGGCTATAGCGTTTTTGGAACCAACGACGGCTCGGATGTTAACGGCACGCCGGCATATCCGAACGGCGCGATGCCATTCGGCCAGTTCCGCGGAAATCTGAACGGCGAGCAGGACGGTGCGATCACCGACTATTCGCTCGCCAGCGGTTCGGTCTTCCAGAACGGAACACTGATCGCGGCGCGGCACACTGGCAGCAACGACGACGTGTATATCGCAACCGTCTCGCAGGTCGGAAACACCGGACTTGGCGGCGGCTATGTCTTTGAAATGGGCGGCCACGACTACACGCGCGGCACTTCGTCCGACCTTACGAACATCAACGGACGACGAATGTATTTGAACTCGTTGTTCGTTCCGCCTTCACGGCCGGTGACGTGCGGACTCGACACTCCGACGATCTTCGGCTACAAGTGGGTAGCGCTGACGACCGACGTTCCGCCGACCGGATTGAGCCCGAACGACACGGTGACGTGGACGATAAACTATGTCAACACGGGTCTCGCGGCGGCGGCCAATTTTCAGATCGCGGATGTTCTCCAGTCCGATATTACGCTGGCCGGAACCGCGCCCAGCGCGGTCACGGTGACGGCAACAGGCACCGGGACGATCGCGGTCCGCAACGATTCTTATACGGGAATCGGGGCGAATACGAATCTTTTGGCTCCGGGCGCGGTGCTCGGGGTTAACGGACGAATCGCGGTGACCATCAGGACGACGATCAACAGCGCCTATTACGGCACGATCCTGAACTGGCCGCTGGCAACCGGCACGAACGTGTCCGGTTCCGGCGTACGCTCGGATACGCTTGACGGTACGGTTGTCACCACACAGGGCGGTGTCGTCGCTCCGTCGACGTCGATCTGCCAGGGCGAGGCCGGCATTGGCTGTACAGGGCCATCGGAAACATTCCAGACCCCTGGAATCGATCCTACCTGTCTCAGAATCAACGCACCGACGGCCGCCGAAGCGTCGTATTCCGGAGCGGTTTACACGGCGGAAGGCATCGGCATTCGCGGCGTGACCATCTCGGCCCTGAATGTCTCGACGATGGAGGTCGCCTCGGCAGTTACCAATTCGTTTGGCAACTTTGCGCTCGAGGGGTTGACGGTGGGTGACTTGCACATCGTGACGCTTCGCCACAAGAGTTTCCATTTCTCGAACAATGACTTCGGGTTGACACTCGACGGCGATGTCGTCGGAGCGAGACTCGTCGCCGATCCCGAAACCGAGTTGACAACACCGGCAAGTCGCGATTCCGTGGAACGCAAGGTCGCGCCAATTTCAAACCCGATCATCAATTCGGCGAACGCTTCGATAAGCGGCTACGTAGTTGACTTAAACAACATTGGTCTTCCAAACATCTCGATCTCGGCTGTCGACACGCTGAATGGCGGTGTTTTCAGAACGCGAACGAATTCGTTGGGATACTATTCGCTTACGGATCTTCCAACAGGCGTGGTTTACAATGTGTCCATCGCCAACAAAAAGTACGCGTTCTCAACGAATGCGCTGACTTTGTTTCTTCGCGATGAACTGTCCGATCAGAACTTCTATCTCACGAACGAAAAGTGA